The following are from one region of the Channa argus isolate prfri chromosome 6, Channa argus male v1.0, whole genome shotgun sequence genome:
- the LOC137128631 gene encoding aldehyde dehydrogenase family 3 member A2-like isoform X2: MRSLSLKCAVLDTVQDPQAPRPVVEDPSLKTKVGTNLVGNAAVIKPSEVSSHSAKIMEELLPQYLDKDLYPVVTGGVLETQELLKHRFDHIFYTGSSAVGKMVMGAAARHLTPVTLELGGKSPCYIDKNCDITVACRRITWGKFVNCGQTCIAPDYVLCEPSIQSRVVEEIKKSIKEFYTDNPKSFEDYGRIVNQRHFKRVMALMEGSTVAVGGDSDESQCYIGPTVLKDVTGESKVMKEEIFGPLLPIITVSSVDEAIQFINEREKPLVVYVFSHDNKLIKRIIAETSSGALLANDCLVHFTVCTLPFGGVGESGMGCYHGKYSFDQLSHLRSCLIRKLNMEGLNSMRYPPHTAKKLSWARFFLLKQVNVGRLRRMAMLTVLIGLAAFVLKRFHQKG; encoded by the exons GTAATGCAGCAGTAATAAAGCCGTCTGAGGTCAGCTCACATTCTGCCAAGATCATGGAGGAACTTCTTCCTCAGTATCTAGACAAA GATCTGTACCCAGTGGTGACAGGTGGAGTGTTGGAGACCCAGGAGCTGCTGAAGCACAGATTTGACCACATTTTCTACACAGGAAGCAGCGCAGTTGGCAAAATGGTAATGGGAGCAGCAGCTCGTCACCTTACCCCAGTGACGCTGGAGCTTGGCGGGAAGAGCCCCTGCTACATCGACAAGAACTGTGACATCACTGTTGCATGTCG ACGCATTACATGGGGAAAGTTTGTCAACTGTGGGCAGACTTGCATTGCTCCAGACTACGTCCTGTGTGAACCCTCTATTCAGAGCAGAGTAGTGGAGGAGATCAAGAAGAGCATCAAG GAATTTTACACAGACAATCCAAAAAGCTTTGAGGACTACGGACGAATTGTCAACCAGCGACACTTTAAGAGGGTCATGGCTCTGATGGAGGGGAGCACAGTTGCTGTTGGTGGAGACAGTGATGAATCTCAGTGCTACATTG GCCCAACTGTGCTGAAGGATGTTACAGGAGAATCTAAAGTGATGAAGGAGGAGATCTTTGGGCCATTGCTACCCATCATCACAGTGAGCAGTGTAGACGAGGCTATCCAGTTCattaatgagagagagaaaccgCTGGTTGTCTATGTTTTCTCCCATGATAACAAG CTGATCAAACGGATAATAGCCGAAACATCCAGTGGAGCCTTGCTGGCTAATGACTGTCTTGTCCACTTTACTGTCTGTACTCTGCCCTTTGGAGGAGTTG GTGAAAGTGGCATGGGCTGCTACCATGGCAAGTACAGCTTCGATCAGCTCAGCCACTTGCGTAGCTGCCTGATCAGGAAGCTAAACATGGAGGGACTGAACAGCATGCGATACCCACCCCACACTGCCAAGAAACTGAGCTGGGCTCGATTTTTTCTGCTCAAGCAGGTTAATGTGGGCAGGCTGCGACGCATGGCAATGTTGACTGTGTTGATTGGTTTGGCAGCATTCGTGTTGAAG AGGTTCCACCAAAAAGGTTGA